In Persicimonas caeni, a single window of DNA contains:
- a CDS encoding DegT/DnrJ/EryC1/StrS family aminotransferase encodes MSEQRERIYLSPPHLGELEREFVQEAFDTNWIAPLGPNVDAFEQEFCEQVGSAHALALSSGTGALHLALIEAGVEAGDEVFVSSLTFAASVNAIVYQNAKPVLVDSERESWNLDPLLVREAFEKRAARGKLPKALVLVHLYGQSADIDPIVQVCREYDVALIEDAAEALGASYKGRAPGTFGQSGIFSFNGNKIITTSGGGMLVSDDKALIDHARKLSTQARDPAPHYQHSEIGYNYRMSNVLAGIGRGQLRVLRKRVEARRATFDYYREHLGDLPGIEFQPEADWGTHSRWLTVLTIEPDAFGASREDVRLALEAENIEARPVWKPMHMQPVFADCEMIGGSVSEELFDKGLCLPSGSTLTRADQNRIIAVVRREMVQ; translated from the coding sequence ATGTCAGAGCAGCGCGAGCGTATCTATCTGTCTCCTCCTCACTTGGGCGAACTCGAGCGAGAGTTTGTCCAGGAGGCATTCGACACCAACTGGATAGCACCGCTGGGGCCGAACGTCGACGCCTTCGAACAGGAGTTCTGCGAGCAGGTCGGCAGCGCGCACGCTTTGGCGCTCTCCTCGGGCACCGGCGCGTTGCACCTGGCGCTTATCGAAGCCGGCGTCGAGGCCGGCGACGAGGTCTTCGTCTCCTCGTTGACCTTCGCGGCCAGCGTCAACGCGATCGTCTATCAGAATGCCAAGCCGGTGCTGGTCGACAGTGAGCGGGAGAGCTGGAACTTGGACCCGTTGCTCGTGCGGGAGGCGTTTGAGAAACGCGCCGCGCGCGGAAAACTCCCAAAGGCGTTGGTGCTGGTTCACCTCTACGGCCAGAGCGCCGACATCGATCCTATTGTCCAGGTCTGTCGCGAGTATGACGTGGCGTTGATCGAGGACGCCGCCGAAGCCCTGGGGGCTTCCTACAAAGGGCGCGCGCCAGGAACCTTCGGCCAGTCAGGCATTTTTTCGTTCAACGGCAACAAGATCATCACCACCTCCGGCGGAGGCATGTTGGTCTCCGACGACAAAGCCCTCATCGACCATGCGCGCAAGCTCTCGACCCAGGCGCGTGACCCTGCCCCGCATTATCAGCACAGTGAGATTGGCTACAACTATCGGATGAGCAACGTGCTCGCTGGAATTGGTCGCGGCCAGCTGCGTGTTCTACGGAAGCGTGTAGAGGCGAGACGCGCAACCTTCGATTACTACCGCGAGCACTTGGGTGATCTTCCGGGCATCGAGTTCCAGCCGGAGGCCGACTGGGGCACTCACTCTCGATGGTTGACCGTGCTGACGATCGAGCCTGATGCGTTCGGCGCGAGCCGCGAAGACGTGCGTCTGGCGCTCGAAGCCGAGAATATCGAGGCGCGGCCAGTGTGGAAGCCGATGCACATGCAGCCGGTATTTGCCGATTGTGAGATGATCGGCGGCAGTGTCTCTGAGGAGTTGTTTGATAAGGGGCTCTGCCTTCCGTCCGGCTCGACTCTCACTCGGGCCGACCAAAATCGCATCATCGCCGTCGTGCGGAGGGAGATGGTGCAGTAG